GATGGCGCGATGCAGATGAGTAGCCAAGAGTTCTCGCTATTGCTGGCCGGAATTGACTGGACGCGGGTCAAGCGAAACCCGGTAAAAAGGCCGACGAAAGCAGGCTGATCCTATTGGTTTTGCTTGAAGATTCAGGCTCATATGGTAGGGTCTGCCATGCCGCTTCGACCCGATCCCTTGCCCCAGGATGCTGCGCAATTGACCCGGATCATTCTCTCGCTCGATGAAGAGAATGCCGATCTCAAAGCGCGCGTGGCCTTCCTTGAGCGCCAGCTCTTCGGGACGAAATCGGAGAAGATGACGATCATCGATCCGACGCAGGCAATGCTCGACCTTGGCGATCTCGGCGACATTCCCGTTGCTGCCAATGACGATGTCGCGCCCGTCGCCGAGGACAAGACGCAGGCACGGCGATCGCCAGCTCGCAATATCGGCCGTTTGCCCAAACACCTTCCGCGTTATGACGAGATCATCGAACCGGAGAGCAAAGTCTGCCCCTGCTGCTCATTCGAGCTTCATTGCATCGGCACGGATGTCAGCGAGGCGCTCGACATCGTGCCCGCGGTTGTCCGGGTCAAACGGACGATCCGTCCGCGCTATGCATGCCGGGCCTGCGAGAGCGTCATTGTGCAAGCGCCCGCGCCGGCGCGCGTGATGGATGGCGGCATGGTGACCACCGCCTTTGCCGCTCATGTCGCCGTTTCGAAGTTCGCCTGGCATCTGCCGCTCCATCGCCAAGCGCAGATGCTTGCCTCCTGCGGCGTGATCATCGATCGCGGCACCCTCGGCGCCTGGGTCACGCGGGTCGCCTGGTGGCTTGAACTTCTCTACGATGCGCTCACCGCCTTCATCCGCTCCCAGCCGAGGGTGTTCTGTGACGAGACGCCGCTTCCGCGGCTCGATCCGGGGCGCAAGCGAACCAAGGTGTGCCAGTTATGGGCCCAGGCAATCGACGACCGGCCGTGGAATGGTCCGGCGCCGCCGGCCGTTGCCTATATCTTTGCCGAAAGCCGCGGCGCTCGCGAAGTCGAGGGGCAATTGTCGTCGTTTACCGGCGTGCTTCAAGTTGATGGGTACCAAGCCTATAAAACCATGGCCAAGCGCCGGGGGAAGAGCAATGTCGCTCCCATGCGGCTGGCCTTCTGCCTTGCCCATGCCCGGCGCAAGTTCGTCGATGTCGTCAAGCTCACCGGCTCCTCGGAGGCTCTGTCGATCCTTGCCAGGATTGCCGAGATCTATC
Above is a window of Rhizobium etli 8C-3 DNA encoding:
- the tnpC gene encoding IS66 family transposase — encoded protein: MPLRPDPLPQDAAQLTRIILSLDEENADLKARVAFLERQLFGTKSEKMTIIDPTQAMLDLGDLGDIPVAANDDVAPVAEDKTQARRSPARNIGRLPKHLPRYDEIIEPESKVCPCCSFELHCIGTDVSEALDIVPAVVRVKRTIRPRYACRACESVIVQAPAPARVMDGGMVTTAFAAHVAVSKFAWHLPLHRQAQMLASCGVIIDRGTLGAWVTRVAWWLELLYDALTAFIRSQPRVFCDETPLPRLDPGRKRTKVCQLWAQAIDDRPWNGPAPPAVAYIFAESRGAREVEGQLSSFTGVLQVDGYQAYKTMAKRRGKSNVAPMRLAFCLAHARRKFVDVVKLTGSSEALSILARIAEIYRIEARLRGESADTRLVVRRREAAPVMRELKAQITELSDEVSSKSALGKAVTYTLNHWSGLAAFLEDGRIEVDSNVVERSMKSVALTRKNSLFVGSERGGKTFAVLASLVNTCKLNGVDPEVWLADVLERIVAGKVKASEMESLLPWNWKAEREAMTEQERRAA